Proteins from one Mugil cephalus isolate CIBA_MC_2020 chromosome 15, CIBA_Mcephalus_1.1, whole genome shotgun sequence genomic window:
- the nlgn3b gene encoding neuroligin-3b isoform X2 yields MWLATFRDHLLPAHLLHQQGTATITHCALLWWILCSCWSLTKATSQKFYPTVTTQFGKLRGLRVPVPSEVLRPVDQYLGVPYAAPPVGEKRFMPPEQPSSWSGVKNATHFMPVCPQNIHNTVPEIMMPIWFTYNLDTVATYIQDQSEDCLYLNIYTPTEDDIRDSEARPVMVYIHGGSYMEGTGNMMDGSVLASYGNVVVVTLNYRIGILGFLSTGDQAAKGNYGLLDQIQALRWISKNIGYFGGDPGRITVFGSGIGASCVSLLTLSHHSEGLFHRAIIQSGSALSSWAVNYQPVKYTRMLAERVGCNVLDTVDMVSCLQKKSAKELVEQDIQAARYRVAFGPVIDGDVIPDDPEILMEQGEFLNYDIMLGVNQGEGLRFVENVMDLEDGVSGSDFDFAVSDFVDSLYGYPEGKDTLRETIKFMYTDWADKDNPETRRKTLVALFTDHQWVEPSVVTADLHARYGSPTYFYAFYHHCQSLMKPVWSDSAHGDEVPYVFGIPMVGPTDLFPCNFSRNDIMLSAVVMTYWTNFAKSGDPNKPVPQDTKFIHTKANRFEEVAWSKYDPFDQLYLHIGLKPRIRDHYRATKVAFWKHLVPHLYNLHDMFHYSSTTTKVTPLDPTQSNGKRSGSTGRPPVSTAHSDGEGGREMGPLIMPNPRDYSTELSVTIAVGASLLFLNVLAFAALYYRKDKRSRQDTSQQPSPQRESKGNNAGHTTTVDETLSNQQRNQCEALHNPLHVSPSMDYSLGQRRSPDDIPLMTPNNITMIPNSLMGLSNMSPYSTFPAGYSSAGLPSTHSTTRV; encoded by the exons ATGTGGCTGGCTACATTCAGAGACCATCTGTTGCCTGCACACCTGCTGCATCAGCAAGGGACTGCGACCATCACCCACTGTGCTCTTCTTTGGTGGATATTATGCTCCTGCTGGTCGTTGACCAAGGCCACAAGCCAGAAGTTCTACCCAACTGTGACGACTCAGTTCGGGAAACTGCGAGGGCTTAGGGTACCTGTGCCCAGTGAggtcctcagaccagttgatCAGTATCTCGGGGTTCCCTATGCTGCTCCGCCAGTGGGCGAGAAGCGTTTCATGCCCCCCGAGCAGCCCTCCTCTTGGTCGGGTGTCAAGAATGCTACCCACTTCATGCCTGTGTGCCCTCAGAACATCCACAATACCGTTCCAGAAATCATGATGCCAATATGGTTCACCTATAACCTGGACACGGTCGCCACATACATTCAAGATCAGAGCGAGGACTGTTTATATCTAAACATCTACACTCCGACAGAGGATG ATATAAGGGACTCTGAAGCACGGCCAGTGATGGTCTACATCCATGGAGGTTCCTATATGGAGGGCACCGGGAACATGATGGATGGCAGCGTTTTGGCCAGCTATGGGAACGTTGTTGTCGTCACGCTCAACTACAGAATCGGAATACTGG GATTCCTAAGCACTGGTGACCAGGCTGCAAAAGGAAACTATGGACTCCTAGATCAGATTCAAGCCCTTCGCTGGATAAGTAAAAACATTGGTTACTTCGGAGGAGACCCGGGACGCATCACGGTTTTTGGATCTGGAATCGGTGCTTCCTGTGTCAGTCTGCTAACGCTGTCCCACCACTCAGAAG GTCTGTTCCACAGAGCTATCATTCAAAGTGGTTCAGCACTGTCCAGCTGGGCTGTCAACTACCAGCCAGTGAAGTACACTCGCATGCTTGCTGAAAGGGTTGGCTGCAATGTGCTGGACACAGTGGACATGGTCTCCTGCCTGCAGAAGAAGAGTGCTAAGGAGCTGGTGGAGCAAGACATCCAGGCGGCCAGATACCGCGTGGCTTTCGGCCCTGTTATTGATGGAGACGTCATCCCAGATGACCCTGAGATCCTGATGGAGCAGGGCGAGTTCCTTAACTATGACATAATGCTCGGTGTGAATCAGGGAGAGGGGCTGCGCTTTGTGGAGAACGTGATGGATCTGGAGGACGGTGTTTCTGGCAGCGACTTTGACTTTGCTGTGTCAGACTTTGTGGACAGTTTGTACGGCTACCCAGAAGGGAAGGACACGCTGAGGGAGACAATTAAATTCATGTACACAGACTGGGCTGACAAGGACAACCCGGAGACCAGGAGGAAGACCCTGGTGGCCCTCTTCACTGACCACCAATGGGTGGAGCCTTCAGTGGTGACGGCCGACCTACATGCCCGATACGGCTCGCCCACGTACTTCTACGCCTTCTACCACCACTGCCAGAGCCTTATGAAGCCGGTGTGGTCTGACTCAGCGCACGGAGACGAGGTGCCTTATGTATTTGGCATCCCAATGGTGGGCCCGACTGATCTGTTTCCCTGTAACTTCTCCAGGAATGACATCATGCTCAGTGCTGTGGTTATGACTTACTGGACCAACTTCGCAAAGAGTGG TGATCCTAACAAACCAGTGCCACAGGACACCAAGTTCATCCACACCAAGGCCAACCGCTTTGAGGAGGTAGCCTGGTCCAAGTACGACCCCTTTGACCAGTTGTACTTGCACATTGGCCTGAAGCCTCGTATCCGTGACCACTACCGCGCCACCAAAGTGGCCTTCTGGAAACACCTGGTGCCCCATCTCTACAACCTCCACGACATGTTCCAttactcctccaccaccaccaaggTTACCCCGCTGGATCCTACCCAGTCTAATGGTAAGAGGTCTGGCAGCACCGGACGGCCTCCTGTATCCACTGCCCACAGCGACGGGGAAGGGGGTAGAGAGATGGGTCCTCTGATCATGCCGAACCCCAGAGATTACTCCACAGAGCTCAGCGTCACTATTGCTGTAGGGGCGTCATTGCTCTTCCTCAACGTCCTGGCCTTCGCTGCCCTGTACTACCGCAAGGACAAGCGCAGTCGCCAGGACACGTCCCAGCAGCCGAGTCCCCAGCGTGAAAGCAAAGGTAACAATGCAGGCCACACCACCACAGTGGATGAGACCCTGTCCAACCAGCAAAGGAACCAGTGTGAGGCCCTACACAATCCTCTTCATGTCTCGCCCAGCATGGACTACTCACTCGGTCAACGCCGCTCCCCTGACGACATCCCTCTGATGACCCCCAACAACATCACCATGATCCCCAACTCCCTAATGGGCCTCTCCAATATGAGTCCATACAGCACCTTCCCTGCTGGTTATAGCTCTGCAGGCCTTCCCAGCACCCACTCTACCACACGGGTATAG
- the nlgn3b gene encoding neuroligin-3b isoform X1 — translation MWLATFRDHLLPAHLLHQQGTATITHCALLWWILCSCWSLTKATSQKFYPTVTTQFGKLRGLRVPVPSEVLRPVDQYLGVPYAAPPVGEKRFMPPEQPSSWSGVKNATHFMPVCPQNIHNTVPEIMMPIWFTYNLDTVATYIQDQSEDCLYLNIYTPTEDGSQHKKKGAAFSHAETHISEDIRDSEARPVMVYIHGGSYMEGTGNMMDGSVLASYGNVVVVTLNYRIGILGFLSTGDQAAKGNYGLLDQIQALRWISKNIGYFGGDPGRITVFGSGIGASCVSLLTLSHHSEGLFHRAIIQSGSALSSWAVNYQPVKYTRMLAERVGCNVLDTVDMVSCLQKKSAKELVEQDIQAARYRVAFGPVIDGDVIPDDPEILMEQGEFLNYDIMLGVNQGEGLRFVENVMDLEDGVSGSDFDFAVSDFVDSLYGYPEGKDTLRETIKFMYTDWADKDNPETRRKTLVALFTDHQWVEPSVVTADLHARYGSPTYFYAFYHHCQSLMKPVWSDSAHGDEVPYVFGIPMVGPTDLFPCNFSRNDIMLSAVVMTYWTNFAKSGDPNKPVPQDTKFIHTKANRFEEVAWSKYDPFDQLYLHIGLKPRIRDHYRATKVAFWKHLVPHLYNLHDMFHYSSTTTKVTPLDPTQSNGKRSGSTGRPPVSTAHSDGEGGREMGPLIMPNPRDYSTELSVTIAVGASLLFLNVLAFAALYYRKDKRSRQDTSQQPSPQRESKGNNAGHTTTVDETLSNQQRNQCEALHNPLHVSPSMDYSLGQRRSPDDIPLMTPNNITMIPNSLMGLSNMSPYSTFPAGYSSAGLPSTHSTTRV, via the exons ATGTGGCTGGCTACATTCAGAGACCATCTGTTGCCTGCACACCTGCTGCATCAGCAAGGGACTGCGACCATCACCCACTGTGCTCTTCTTTGGTGGATATTATGCTCCTGCTGGTCGTTGACCAAGGCCACAAGCCAGAAGTTCTACCCAACTGTGACGACTCAGTTCGGGAAACTGCGAGGGCTTAGGGTACCTGTGCCCAGTGAggtcctcagaccagttgatCAGTATCTCGGGGTTCCCTATGCTGCTCCGCCAGTGGGCGAGAAGCGTTTCATGCCCCCCGAGCAGCCCTCCTCTTGGTCGGGTGTCAAGAATGCTACCCACTTCATGCCTGTGTGCCCTCAGAACATCCACAATACCGTTCCAGAAATCATGATGCCAATATGGTTCACCTATAACCTGGACACGGTCGCCACATACATTCAAGATCAGAGCGAGGACTGTTTATATCTAAACATCTACACTCCGACAGAGGATG GGAGCCAACACAAGAAAAAGGGGGCAGCTTTCTCACATGCCGAGACTCATATATCTGAAG ATATAAGGGACTCTGAAGCACGGCCAGTGATGGTCTACATCCATGGAGGTTCCTATATGGAGGGCACCGGGAACATGATGGATGGCAGCGTTTTGGCCAGCTATGGGAACGTTGTTGTCGTCACGCTCAACTACAGAATCGGAATACTGG GATTCCTAAGCACTGGTGACCAGGCTGCAAAAGGAAACTATGGACTCCTAGATCAGATTCAAGCCCTTCGCTGGATAAGTAAAAACATTGGTTACTTCGGAGGAGACCCGGGACGCATCACGGTTTTTGGATCTGGAATCGGTGCTTCCTGTGTCAGTCTGCTAACGCTGTCCCACCACTCAGAAG GTCTGTTCCACAGAGCTATCATTCAAAGTGGTTCAGCACTGTCCAGCTGGGCTGTCAACTACCAGCCAGTGAAGTACACTCGCATGCTTGCTGAAAGGGTTGGCTGCAATGTGCTGGACACAGTGGACATGGTCTCCTGCCTGCAGAAGAAGAGTGCTAAGGAGCTGGTGGAGCAAGACATCCAGGCGGCCAGATACCGCGTGGCTTTCGGCCCTGTTATTGATGGAGACGTCATCCCAGATGACCCTGAGATCCTGATGGAGCAGGGCGAGTTCCTTAACTATGACATAATGCTCGGTGTGAATCAGGGAGAGGGGCTGCGCTTTGTGGAGAACGTGATGGATCTGGAGGACGGTGTTTCTGGCAGCGACTTTGACTTTGCTGTGTCAGACTTTGTGGACAGTTTGTACGGCTACCCAGAAGGGAAGGACACGCTGAGGGAGACAATTAAATTCATGTACACAGACTGGGCTGACAAGGACAACCCGGAGACCAGGAGGAAGACCCTGGTGGCCCTCTTCACTGACCACCAATGGGTGGAGCCTTCAGTGGTGACGGCCGACCTACATGCCCGATACGGCTCGCCCACGTACTTCTACGCCTTCTACCACCACTGCCAGAGCCTTATGAAGCCGGTGTGGTCTGACTCAGCGCACGGAGACGAGGTGCCTTATGTATTTGGCATCCCAATGGTGGGCCCGACTGATCTGTTTCCCTGTAACTTCTCCAGGAATGACATCATGCTCAGTGCTGTGGTTATGACTTACTGGACCAACTTCGCAAAGAGTGG TGATCCTAACAAACCAGTGCCACAGGACACCAAGTTCATCCACACCAAGGCCAACCGCTTTGAGGAGGTAGCCTGGTCCAAGTACGACCCCTTTGACCAGTTGTACTTGCACATTGGCCTGAAGCCTCGTATCCGTGACCACTACCGCGCCACCAAAGTGGCCTTCTGGAAACACCTGGTGCCCCATCTCTACAACCTCCACGACATGTTCCAttactcctccaccaccaccaaggTTACCCCGCTGGATCCTACCCAGTCTAATGGTAAGAGGTCTGGCAGCACCGGACGGCCTCCTGTATCCACTGCCCACAGCGACGGGGAAGGGGGTAGAGAGATGGGTCCTCTGATCATGCCGAACCCCAGAGATTACTCCACAGAGCTCAGCGTCACTATTGCTGTAGGGGCGTCATTGCTCTTCCTCAACGTCCTGGCCTTCGCTGCCCTGTACTACCGCAAGGACAAGCGCAGTCGCCAGGACACGTCCCAGCAGCCGAGTCCCCAGCGTGAAAGCAAAGGTAACAATGCAGGCCACACCACCACAGTGGATGAGACCCTGTCCAACCAGCAAAGGAACCAGTGTGAGGCCCTACACAATCCTCTTCATGTCTCGCCCAGCATGGACTACTCACTCGGTCAACGCCGCTCCCCTGACGACATCCCTCTGATGACCCCCAACAACATCACCATGATCCCCAACTCCCTAATGGGCCTCTCCAATATGAGTCCATACAGCACCTTCCCTGCTGGTTATAGCTCTGCAGGCCTTCCCAGCACCCACTCTACCACACGGGTATAG